The genomic segment GCATACCCAGATGCCCGTCACCAAGGATCTGCATCTTCCCGTGGTCATGCTCAAGATGGGCGCGGAGCCCGACAGGCGCTGCGACTTCGTCGGGAAGGACGGCTGCACCATCTACGAGGACCGGCCCTGGTCGTGCCGCATGTACCCGGTCGGCATGGCGATCCCGCCGGCCCGGGCGGGCGTGGAGCCCGAACCGGTCCACTTCCTCTTCGAGGACGAGATCTGCCACGGGCACGGCGAACCACAGACGTGGACCTGCGAGAGCTGGAAAGCCGATCAGGGGCTCGAGGAACAGGAAGATCTCGAGGCCGGTTTCCGCGAGATCGTCTCCCATCCCTGGTTCATCGGCGGCACGCGGCAGCTGGATCCCAAGCGCATGGAGATGTTCTACACGGCCTGTTACGACCTCGATTCCTTCCGCAGGTTCATCTTCGATTCCACGTTCACCAAGCGTTTCGAGCTGGAAGACGGACTCGTCGAGCAACTGCGGACCGACGACGAGGCCCTGCTCCGCTTCGCCTTCCGCTGGCTTCGCTACGCGCTCTTCGCCGAGCCCACGATGACGCCGACGGACAGCGCGACGCAGGCGGCCACCGGCGCAACAATGGAAAGGGAATCATGAACGCATCGACATCACCCATCATGGTCGTCGGAGCGGGAATCGCCGGCGTGACCGTCGCCCTCGAAGCGGCGGAAGCGGGCCAGGAAGTCATACTGGTCGAGCGAGAGCCCTCGATCGGCGGACGCGTGTTGCGCAGCCACAACTACTTCCCCAAGCTCTGTCCGCCCAGCTGCGGCATGGAGCTCAACACGCGCCGCTTGGAGCGCAATCCGCGCATCCGCGTCCTCACCGGTGCGACCGTGGGCGCGGCGACCCGCGACGGCGGCCGGTGGTCGGTGACCCTCAGGCTCTCGCCCGCATACGTCAACTCCCGCTGCACCGCGTGCGACGAGTGCGCCGAGGCCTGCCCGACCAAGGTCCCCGATCCCTTCAACATGGGCCTGGCGGAAGTGCCGGCGATACGCCTGCCGCATCTGGACGCCTGGCCAGCGCGCTACGCGATCGACCGGGACGCCTGTCCCGACGGCTGCACGGCCTGCGTCGATGCGTGCAAGTTCGACGCGATCGACCTCGCCGCCGTCGAGACGGAACGGACCCTGACCGTGAGCTCGGTCGTGCTGGCCACGGGCTGGCATCCCTATCCGCTGGAGAACCTGTCGGAACTCGGCGGCGGCGTGCTGCAGGACGTCATCGCCAACGTGGTCATGGAGCGGCTGGTCGCCCCCGCGGGCCCCACCGGCGGCAAGATCCTGCGTCCGTCCGACGGCGAGGCGCCCAAGCGCGTGGCCTTCGTGCAGTGTGCCGGCTCCCGCGACGTGAACCACCTGCCGTACTGCTCCGCGGTCTGCTGCCTGGCCTCGCTCAAGCAGGCGATCTACGTCCGCGAGCAGCTTCCCGAGAGCGAAGTGACGATCTACTACATCGACCGCCGCACGCCGGGACGCAACGAGGACATGCTGACGCGCGTGGCCGGCATGGACGGCGTCAGGCTGGTCAAGGGCAAGGTCGGCAAGATCGCGCGGGGCCCGGGCAAGGAGCTCGTCCTGCGGGTGGAGGATGTCGAGTCGGGCAGGCTGCTCGAGGAGAAGGCCGATCTGGTGGTGCTGGCCACCGGCATGGTCTCCAACCTGAGCGGCGGCAATCCGCCCTTCGACGTGCTCGCCGACGAGGACGGCTTCGGCCTGGACAATCTCGAATCCAGTCTGTTCGTGACCGGTGTGGCGAGACGCCCCGAGGACGTCGCCGCCTCGGTGAGGGATGCAACGGGTGCGGCGGCGAAGGCCAGCGTGGCAGCGATAGGGAGTGCAATATGAAGCAGGTGGGCGTTTTCGTCTGTACCGGCTGCGACATCGGCGCGGCGGTGAACGTGGCAGGTTTCGAGGATGTGACCGACGAGGCGGGGGCCTCCAGTTTCGCGACACATCCCTGCCTGTGCTCGCCCGAGGGCGTGGCGGCGATCCAGAGCGCCATCGACGACGGCAGCGTGGACGGCGTCGTCATCGGGGCCTGCTCGCATCGAGCCAAGATCGAGGAGTTCGACTTCGACCGGACGAAGGTTTTCACCGAGCGCGTCTCCCTGCGCGAGCAGGTGGCGTGGTGCCAGCCTCACGGCGAGGAAGATACGCAGCTGCTGGCGGAGGACCTGTTGCGCATGGGCGTGGCGCGGGCGGCGAGGGTGTCCACGCCCCAACCGCTCGACGAGACGATCGACCGGCGGGTGATGGTCGTGGGCGGCGGTCTCGCCGGCCTGGAGGCCGCGAAGGCGGCCGCGGGCATGGGCCATCCGGTCGTGCTGGTCGAGGCGACGGGCTCCCTGGGCGGACACGTCGCCAGGATGAAGGACGTGGTCCCGGAGCGTCCTCCCTACGACACCGTCCACCCCAACGAGATCGGCCGGCTCGTCGAGGCGGTCGAAGCCCATCCCGACATCAGGGTTCTCAAGTCCCACAGGACGCAGAAGATCGTCGGTCAACCCGGTCAGTTCGAGGTGGAACTGGCGGGTCCCGCCGGCGCCGAGACGCTGCAGGTCGGCGCGATCGTGCAGGCCACGGGCGCGCGTCCCTACGATGCGAACAAGCTGTCCCACCTCGGCTACGGCGCGTCCCCCGACGTGGTGACCGCGCACGAACTCGAGGCCATGCTCGTCGAGCCGCGGCTGGCGCGCCCCTCCGACGGCAAGCCGCCGGAGCGGGTGGTGTTCGTGCAGTGCGCCGGGTCCCGCGACCCCGAGCACCTGCCGTACTGCTCGAGCGAGTGCTGCAGCACCACGCTCAAGCAGGTGGCGGCGATCCATCGCGACTTCCCCGGGGTGGAGACCGCGGTGATCTACCGCGACCTTCGCGCGCCGGGTCAACTGGAGCGTTTCTACCTCGGCGTCCAGGAACTGCCCGGCAGCCTGTTCGCCCGCGGCGAGGTCGACGGCGTCGAGGCCGGCGGCGACGGCCGGCTCTCGGTCCGGCTGCGCGACAGCCTGCTCGGCGACGCGGCGATCCTCGAGGCCGACATGGTCGTGCTGGCCACGGGCCTCGTGCCCAACTCGGCCGACGGCGAATCCATCCGCCTGCTACGGGACGCCCGGGCGGTCATCGACAAGAACGAATCGGAAACGCAGGTCGCGGCGGCCCGGAAGACCGTCGACAGTCACGCACGCTTCGACGGCACCGAGATCCTGAACCTCAAATACCGCCAGGGACCGGACCTGCCGGCGCTGCGCTACGATTTCAACGACTCGCACTACATCTGCTTCCCCTACGAGACGCGTAGCACCGGCATCTACGCAGCCGGCTCCGTGCGCGCCCCGATGGATCCCGCCCAGGCCGCAGAAGACGGCCTCGGCGCCGCCATGAAGGCCGTGCAGTGCCTCGAGATGGCGGCCAGGGGCGAGGCCGTGCACCCGCGGGCCGGCGACATTTCGGTGCCCGAGTTCTCGCTCCAGCGCTGCACCCAGTGCAAGCGCTGCACCGAGGAATGCCCCTTCGGCACGATCAACGAGGACGAGAAGGGAACGCCGGAATACAACCAGCTCCGCTGCCGGCGTTGCGGCATCTGCCTCGGCTCGTGCCCGGAGCGCATCATCAACTTCCCCGACTACTCGGTGGGCTCCGTGGCCGACATGATCAAGGCCATGGAGGTGCCCGACGAGGAAGAGGAGAAACCACGCGTGCTCGCCTTCCTCTGCGAGAACGACGCGCTGCCCGCCCTCGACGAGGCGGCCAGGCGCGGGCTCCGGTGGAATCCCTGGGTCCGCGTCATCCCGGTACGCTGTCTCGGCGCGGTAAACGTCGTCTGGATAGCCGACTCCCTCTCCAGCGGCATCGACGGCATCATCCTGATCGGCTGCAAGAAGGGCGACGACTACCAGTGCCACTACATCCGCGGCTCCGAGCTCGCCGATCGCAGGATGACGAACGTCCAGGAGACCCTCGACCGGCTCACGCTGGAATCCGATCGGGTGAGGATCGTCGAGCTCGCCCGCAACGAATACGCCAGGATCCCCGAGATCTTCGACGAGTTCCTGGAGACCATCGAGGAAGTGGGCCCCAATCCCTACAAGGGCTTCTAGGAGAAGGTGACCATGGCACCGCAAACCGCAATACTGCCTTCGTCCGAATTCCGTGCCGGTCTCCGGAAGCGGGGCGGCGACACCGCGGCCCGCTGCTTCCAGTGCGCCACCTGCACGAGCGTCTGCGAGTTGACCACCAACAACGCGTTGTTTCCCCGGCAGCAGATGTTGCGATCCCAGTGGGGCCTCGGCGACGACCTGGCGATGGATCCGGGCGTCTGGCTCTGCCATCAGTGCAACGACTGCAACGCGCGCTGCCCGCGGGACGCGAAACCCGGCGACGTGATGCAATCGATCCGGGCGCTGGCCGTCGAAAGGCTGGCGACGCCCGGTTTCATGGGCAAGCTGGTGGGCAACGCCGCCAGGACCTGGCCGTTGCTGCTGGGGCTGCCAATACTCTTCTGGATCGCGCTCATCGGCGTGACCAACGGGTTGGAGGTGCCGGAGCCGACCAACGAGAAGATCATCCACGCCTCGGCGAACGTATCGTTCGTGGACGAGGCGTACGCGGCCGAGAGCGGGTCGCACGGGAACGTCGTGACCGGCGGGGAGACGCGCCTGGTCTACGAGGAGTTCGTGCCCCACAAGCTGATCTACGGCACCTACTTCACGACCGCGGCGCTGGTGCTCATCGCGATCATCGCGAGCGGCGTGCGTTTCTGGAAGCTGCTCGGACGGAACAGGAAGCGATCGGGCTCCATGCTTGCGCACCTGATACCCGTGCTCGGCGAGATCGCGTCGCACAAGCGCTTCGGCAGCTGCGGTGCGACGTCATCCAGGCGCTGGGCGCATTTCGGCGTGCTCTGGGGCTTCGTGGGCGCCGCGCTCACCTCGGCCCTGCTGATCGTCGCGATGTACGTGACGGGCACGCCGTTGCCCCTGGAACAGGCGCATCCGTACAAGATCCTGGGCAACATCTCCGCCGTCCTGCTGGTGGTCGGCGGGATCTGGATGGTCGTCAACAGGCTGGGCAACGCCGACCGGGCCGGCATCTCGAAGGCGTTCGACACCTTCTTCCTCTCGGTCGTCGTGCTGGTCATCGCCACCGGCACGCTGACCGAGATCGGCGCCTTCGCCTTCCCGCCGGCGCTGGCGGTCGGTCTCTACGTCGTGCATCTGGGCGCGGTCCTGTGCCTGTTCCTGACGTTCCCCTACTCCAAGTTCTCCCACATGGTCTATCGCTCCCTGGCGATGGTGCACGAACGCATGGTGACGCCGGTCGCCGCGGCGAGCGGGGAAGGGACCCCGCTGTCGGATTGAGTGGATAATCTCGGCTTCGTCGCGGGAGACCCGATCGAGCCGAGGCTGCAGCAGAACAAAACCCGTGGAGGTTGTTATTCATGATTAAGCCGCATGGTTCCGAGACGCTGAACCCCCTCTATGTTGCGGATGATGCGAAACGCGCCAAGCTGCTGAAGGAGGCCGAGGGCCTTCCCAAGCTGCTGGTGTGCTCCCAGGCGGCGGCCAACGCCGTGATGATGGGCAGTGGCTACTTCAACCCGCTGACCGGTTTCATGAGCCTGGCCGACGCACTGTCGGTCTGCAAGGGCATGAAGACCGCCGCCGGACTGTTCTTCCCCACCCCGATCGTCAACGTCGTTCCCGACGCCTCGGGCATCGGCAACGCCAAGCGCATCGCCCTGCTCGACCCCAACGTCGACGGCAACCCGGTGATCGCGATCCAGGACATCTCCTCGATCGACGAGGCCACCGACGCACAGATGGCGACGATGACCAAGCAGGCCTACGGCACAGACGACCCGGCCCACCCCGGCGTCGCCGCCTTCAACTCGACGGGCAAGTTCTTCATCAGCGGCGATATCCAGGTGCTGAACTACTCCTACTTCGCCAAGGAATTCCCGGACACCTTCCGTACCGCGACCCAGATCCGCGATCTGATCGCGAAGCACGGCTGGAAGAAGGTCGTGGCCTTCCAGACCCGCAATCCGATGCACCGCGCCCACGAGGAGCTGGTGCGCATCGCGATGGACAGGGTCGGCGCGGACGGCGCGGTGATCCACATGCTGCTCGGCAAGCTCAAGAAGGGCGACATCCCCGCCGACGTGCGCGACGCCGCGATCCGCAAGATGGCCGAGCTCTACTTCCCGGCCAACACCGTCGAGATCACCGGCTACGGTTTCGACATGCTGTACAGCGGCCCTCGCGAGGCCGTGCTGCACGCGCTGTTCCGCCAGAACATGGGCTGCACGCACCTGATCGTCGGTCGCGACCACGCCGGCGTGGGCGACTACTACGGCGCCTTCGAGGCCCAGGAGATCTTCCACACCGACATGGTCAAGGGCCAGCTGAAGATCGAGATCTTCGAGGCCGACCACACCGCCTGGTCCAACGTGGTGGGCGAGGTGATCATGATGCGCGAGGCCCCCGAGGGCCACAAGAAGGAGGACTTCGTCTTCCTGAGCGGCACCAAGGTCCGCGAGATGCTCGCCGCCGGCACGCCCCTGCCGCCCGAGTTCGCGCGTCCGGAGGTGGCCAAGATCCTGATGGGCTACTACCAGAGCGAGGCGGCCAAGTAGCCGGGCCCGGACGGACGTCCTGAATAGGGTTCTCGCGACGCCCGGGACCGATGGTCGGTCCCGGGCGTCGATGCTCCGACCTTCGCCAGGGTCGAAGGGGAGGAACCGACAGGTTTTTTTTGAAAACGGCGTTTCCTGAGCCTAGTTTTGATGCACGCGACAGCTTCGGACCAGGCCAACCGGCCGAGAAAGGGTGCAGGTAGGACATGGGTCTCCTCAACAAAGACAAGAAGAAGAAACCGCTGAAGATTCACGGCGGCGCCGGCGGCGAGCAGTCTCCCTACCGCCCGCAAGCGGTCGAGAAGTTTCCTCCGTGCATCAAGGCCTGCCCGAGCGGCAACGATATCCGGAGCTGGCTGATCACCATCGCCCAGCGCGAGAAGCTCGGTCTCAGCATCGACGAGGCCTGTGAGAAGGCCTGGCTGATCGAGATGGAGACCAACCCGATGCCCTCGATCATGGGGCGCGTCTGTCCCCATCCCTGCGAGGTCGGGTGCAACCGCTACGAGAAGGACGGCGCCGTCGCCATCAATTCCGTGGAGCGCTTCTTCGGCGACTTCGGCATCGAGCACGGCCTGAAGGCCCCGACCCTGGACGTCGGCGGCCCCTTCGACGAGAAGATCGCCGTGGTCGGCTCCGGCCCCTCCGGCCTGTCCTGCGCCTACCAGCTGGCCCGCCGCGGCTATCGGGTGACCATGTTCGAGAGCCTGCCCAAGGTCGGCGGCATGCTGCGCTACGGCATTCCCGAGTACCGCCTGCCCCGCGAGATCATCGACGCCGAGTACCAGCGCGTAGCCGATCTGGGCGTGGAGATCAAGTGCGGCGTGACCGTCGGCAAGGACATCTCCTTCGAGGACCTCAAGAAGGACTACGACGCCGTATTCGTCGGCATCGGCGCCCACCAGGGGCGCAAGCTGGGCTGTCCCGGCGAGGAGGGCGAGGGCGTCTACACGGGCACCGAGTTCCTCCGCATGGCCAACGCCGGCGAGAGTCCCGCGGTGGGGGAGAACGTGATCGTGATCGGCGGCGGCGACACCGCCATCGACGCGGCGCGCGTGACCCTGCGCCTGGGGCACGACGCGGCCGGGGTCTCCCGACGCATGGGCTCCAACGTGACGATCCTCTACCGCCGCACGCGCGACGAGATGCCGGCCATCGAACGCGAGATCGAGGAGGCCCTCGAGGAGGACATCAAGATCGAGTACCTGGCCGCTCCGGCCAAGATGATCCGGGACGGGGACGGCAAGGTCGTCAAGATGGTGGTCCAGCACATGGAGCTGGGCGAACCCGACGACTCCGGTCGCCGCCGCCCCGTGCCCATCGAGGGCAAGCTGACCGAGATCCCCTGCGATACCGTCATCACCGCTGTCAGCCAGTCGCCCGATACGTCCAGTCTGGGCGCCTTCGAGGAGACGGGCTGGATGGAAGCCGACGTGTGGGGCCGCACCGGGATCGACAAGGTCTGGACCGGGGGCGACAACGTCACGCTGGGACTGGCGACCATCTCGATCGGCCAGGGCCGCCTGGCCGCCACGAGCATGCACGCCGCCCTGCGCGGCGAGCAGCCCAGGGCCGACGTCCACGGTCCCGATATCGGCCCGGACAAGCTGATCCTGGATTACTACGAGGCGAAACCGCGGGCGGAGCGAACGGTCCTTTCGCCCGCGGAGCGTCTCGCCGATCCCCGCGTGGAGATCGACAAGGGTCTTACCGACGCGCAGGCGATCGAGGAGACCACCCGCTGCTTCTCCTGCGGCTCCTGCTTCGGCTGCGAGCGGTGCTGGATGTACTGCACGCCGGGGTGCTTCAAGAAGATCTCCAACATGCGGCCCGGAGACTTCTTCACCATCAACCTGGATACCTGCAACGGCTGCAAGAAATGCGCGGAGGAGTGTCCGTGCGGGTTCCTGGACATGGTGTAGGCCGACCTGTGGGTTGAGACCCCCTGGCCTGGGGGACGCGCGCCGGGTACATCATGTACCCGGCGCGCCTGGGTTCCGGCTCCCTCCGACCTCCGTGTCTCCGGGAGCCTGCACACACCCCCAGGCCAAGGGATCTCTACCCATAGGTCTACAGCCAGGTTCAGGAAGCCAGATGGCATTCTCCCTTCGTCTCGGGTTTCGTGAGTCCATCGACACTCATATGTAGATAACCATGGAGTGAGAAGCCCCTCTGTCTCGGGGACGTCTGCAGGGCCCTGCAGACAAGGAGGTCGGAGGGGCCCGAAAGCCGAGCGCTCCGGGCACAGGAGGTGACCGGAGCGCGTTCCCCGAGACGAACAGTAACCTCACCCCGCGGTTATCGGCATCCCCATGAGGGGCCAGATGAATCTCACGAACACGCCGAGCACCACGAGCAGCATGATGCTGGCCGGGACGCCGGCCTTGAAGAAATCTCCGGACGTGAATTGCCTGCTCTCGTAGGCGATGGCGTTGGGCGCCGCACCCACCAGCAGCAGGAAAGGCATGCCCGCGCAGGTCAGCGAGGCGAAGAGGATGACCATCGGCGCCACGCCCATGTACGGCGCCAGCACCAGGGCCACCGGCAGCGTGATCGCGATCGCCGCGACGTTCATGATGGCGTTGGTCATGATCAGGACGAACAGGGAGATGGCCAAAACGAACACGAACCAGTGGGCGTTCTCGAAGGTGACCAGCCAGTTGATGGCCAGCCAGTTCGCGGCACCGGTCTGCCAGAGGCAGAAGCCGATGCTCATGGCGCCGCCGAAGAGCAGGATGATGTTCCAGGGCAGCTCCTCCAGATCCTCCAGGGTCAGGATCTTGAAGACGAAGAACAGGAGGGTGGTGACTAGCAGCACCGCCGACTTGTCCAGCCCGGCCAGGGCGGGCACGAATGAACGCAGCCCCAGCACCGCGATCGAGGAGAACACGATCAGCAGGGCGGCGATCTCCGTCGACGTGATCGGTCCCAGCCGCCTGTGCAGCTCCCGTGCCTTCTCCGTCAGGCCTGGTATGGTCGATTTCTCCGGCTTGAAGAGGATCATGATCAACAGCCAGAGCAGGATGGTCATCACGGCGCCGATCGGCAGCATGTAGTAGGTCAGGCCGAAGAAGGAGATCTCCTCGCCGGTGATGTTCTTGTAGAAGCCGAGCGCCACGGCGCCGCGTGCGGCGCCGAGCAGCGTGATGATGCTACCCGCGCCGGCGACGAACGCCATGCCGATGAAGAGCCCCTTCCCGAAGCGGGTCTGTTTCCCCTCCCTG from the bacterium genome contains:
- a CDS encoding YkgJ family cysteine cluster protein, coding for MTNTRKDFPDPAPGTQQSQVPDLLKDRRRLAAGETFSFGCHKGLACFTHCCADINILLTPVDVLRLARRLGIATGDFLDEHTQMPVTKDLHLPVVMLKMGAEPDRRCDFVGKDGCTIYEDRPWSCRMYPVGMAIPPARAGVEPEPVHFLFEDEICHGHGEPQTWTCESWKADQGLEEQEDLEAGFREIVSHPWFIGGTRQLDPKRMEMFYTACYDLDSFRRFIFDSTFTKRFELEDGLVEQLRTDDEALLRFAFRWLRYALFAEPTMTPTDSATQAATGATMERES
- a CDS encoding FAD-dependent oxidoreductase, coding for MNASTSPIMVVGAGIAGVTVALEAAEAGQEVILVEREPSIGGRVLRSHNYFPKLCPPSCGMELNTRRLERNPRIRVLTGATVGAATRDGGRWSVTLRLSPAYVNSRCTACDECAEACPTKVPDPFNMGLAEVPAIRLPHLDAWPARYAIDRDACPDGCTACVDACKFDAIDLAAVETERTLTVSSVVLATGWHPYPLENLSELGGGVLQDVIANVVMERLVAPAGPTGGKILRPSDGEAPKRVAFVQCAGSRDVNHLPYCSAVCCLASLKQAIYVREQLPESEVTIYYIDRRTPGRNEDMLTRVAGMDGVRLVKGKVGKIARGPGKELVLRVEDVESGRLLEEKADLVVLATGMVSNLSGGNPPFDVLADEDGFGLDNLESSLFVTGVARRPEDVAASVRDATGAAAKASVAAIGSAI
- a CDS encoding hydrogenase iron-sulfur subunit, which gives rise to MKQVGVFVCTGCDIGAAVNVAGFEDVTDEAGASSFATHPCLCSPEGVAAIQSAIDDGSVDGVVIGACSHRAKIEEFDFDRTKVFTERVSLREQVAWCQPHGEEDTQLLAEDLLRMGVARAARVSTPQPLDETIDRRVMVVGGGLAGLEAAKAAAGMGHPVVLVEATGSLGGHVARMKDVVPERPPYDTVHPNEIGRLVEAVEAHPDIRVLKSHRTQKIVGQPGQFEVELAGPAGAETLQVGAIVQATGARPYDANKLSHLGYGASPDVVTAHELEAMLVEPRLARPSDGKPPERVVFVQCAGSRDPEHLPYCSSECCSTTLKQVAAIHRDFPGVETAVIYRDLRAPGQLERFYLGVQELPGSLFARGEVDGVEAGGDGRLSVRLRDSLLGDAAILEADMVVLATGLVPNSADGESIRLLRDARAVIDKNESETQVAAARKTVDSHARFDGTEILNLKYRQGPDLPALRYDFNDSHYICFPYETRSTGIYAAGSVRAPMDPAQAAEDGLGAAMKAVQCLEMAARGEAVHPRAGDISVPEFSLQRCTQCKRCTEECPFGTINEDEKGTPEYNQLRCRRCGICLGSCPERIINFPDYSVGSVADMIKAMEVPDEEEEKPRVLAFLCENDALPALDEAARRGLRWNPWVRVIPVRCLGAVNVVWIADSLSSGIDGIILIGCKKGDDYQCHYIRGSELADRRMTNVQETLDRLTLESDRVRIVELARNEYARIPEIFDEFLETIEEVGPNPYKGF
- the qmoC gene encoding quinone-interacting membrane-bound oxidoreductase complex subunit QmoC, producing the protein MAPQTAILPSSEFRAGLRKRGGDTAARCFQCATCTSVCELTTNNALFPRQQMLRSQWGLGDDLAMDPGVWLCHQCNDCNARCPRDAKPGDVMQSIRALAVERLATPGFMGKLVGNAARTWPLLLGLPILFWIALIGVTNGLEVPEPTNEKIIHASANVSFVDEAYAAESGSHGNVVTGGETRLVYEEFVPHKLIYGTYFTTAALVLIAIIASGVRFWKLLGRNRKRSGSMLAHLIPVLGEIASHKRFGSCGATSSRRWAHFGVLWGFVGAALTSALLIVAMYVTGTPLPLEQAHPYKILGNISAVLLVVGGIWMVVNRLGNADRAGISKAFDTFFLSVVVLVIATGTLTEIGAFAFPPALAVGLYVVHLGAVLCLFLTFPYSKFSHMVYRSLAMVHERMVTPVAAASGEGTPLSD
- the sat gene encoding sulfate adenylyltransferase; translation: MIKPHGSETLNPLYVADDAKRAKLLKEAEGLPKLLVCSQAAANAVMMGSGYFNPLTGFMSLADALSVCKGMKTAAGLFFPTPIVNVVPDASGIGNAKRIALLDPNVDGNPVIAIQDISSIDEATDAQMATMTKQAYGTDDPAHPGVAAFNSTGKFFISGDIQVLNYSYFAKEFPDTFRTATQIRDLIAKHGWKKVVAFQTRNPMHRAHEELVRIAMDRVGADGAVIHMLLGKLKKGDIPADVRDAAIRKMAELYFPANTVEITGYGFDMLYSGPREAVLHALFRQNMGCTHLIVGRDHAGVGDYYGAFEAQEIFHTDMVKGQLKIEIFEADHTAWSNVVGEVIMMREAPEGHKKEDFVFLSGTKVREMLAAGTPLPPEFARPEVAKILMGYYQSEAAK
- a CDS encoding FAD-dependent oxidoreductase yields the protein MGLLNKDKKKKPLKIHGGAGGEQSPYRPQAVEKFPPCIKACPSGNDIRSWLITIAQREKLGLSIDEACEKAWLIEMETNPMPSIMGRVCPHPCEVGCNRYEKDGAVAINSVERFFGDFGIEHGLKAPTLDVGGPFDEKIAVVGSGPSGLSCAYQLARRGYRVTMFESLPKVGGMLRYGIPEYRLPREIIDAEYQRVADLGVEIKCGVTVGKDISFEDLKKDYDAVFVGIGAHQGRKLGCPGEEGEGVYTGTEFLRMANAGESPAVGENVIVIGGGDTAIDAARVTLRLGHDAAGVSRRMGSNVTILYRRTRDEMPAIEREIEEALEEDIKIEYLAAPAKMIRDGDGKVVKMVVQHMELGEPDDSGRRRPVPIEGKLTEIPCDTVITAVSQSPDTSSLGAFEETGWMEADVWGRTGIDKVWTGGDNVTLGLATISIGQGRLAATSMHAALRGEQPRADVHGPDIGPDKLILDYYEAKPRAERTVLSPAERLADPRVEIDKGLTDAQAIEETTRCFSCGSCFGCERCWMYCTPGCFKKISNMRPGDFFTINLDTCNGCKKCAEECPCGFLDMV
- a CDS encoding SLC13 family permease, coding for MTHGSADSGTAASSSSVGRDTARHGSPSGPAPFFKRFEKRELFFMMLGLGIFAAIMLLPPLEPAVDPNGESFPLTTEGKAALALFFLAATWWVFEVIPIGVTSITIGVVQALFLIREPRVAFTDFMDPSVWFIFASLIIGMVFTKTGLTRRLAYKTLSLVGERTSMIYLGCFTLTSALTLIMAHTAVAATTFPLLMTIYSLYDREGKQTRFGKGLFIGMAFVAGAGSIITLLGAARGAVALGFYKNITGEEISFFGLTYYMLPIGAVMTILLWLLIMILFKPEKSTIPGLTEKARELHRRLGPITSTEIAALLIVFSSIAVLGLRSFVPALAGLDKSAVLLVTTLLFFVFKILTLEDLEELPWNIILLFGGAMSIGFCLWQTGAANWLAINWLVTFENAHWFVFVLAISLFVLIMTNAIMNVAAIAITLPVALVLAPYMGVAPMVILFASLTCAGMPFLLLVGAAPNAIAYESRQFTSGDFFKAGVPASIMLLVVLGVFVRFIWPLMGMPITAG